A section of the Desulfitibacter sp. BRH_c19 genome encodes:
- a CDS encoding methicillin resistance protein translates to MTRVARLIKEDEKHIYNDFVANCSKGHILQSYEWGQVKSLTGWKPFRLVVEEDGKIVAAISLLKRDVPGIKKSIFYATRGPVQDLKDHSLFMFLMDEVKKLALKENVIFLKMDPDVPTSNDNLRDLLKKTGFVSAEKSGNFEGLQPKFVFRLNIEPSEDELMANFHQKTRYNIRLARKKEVVIKDECTKEDLPVFYKILVATAKRDQFLIRSYEYFDIMWEQLVKNNLAKLFMAYYKGEPIAGTLAFIMGEKAWYIYGASANEHRNKMPNYLLQWTMIKWAKSNGCTLYDFRGVPGNLTEDSPIYGLYRFKKGFDAEYTEFIGEFDLVYSPFYYKAWLLGEPLYSKGIKQFSKIKKKLRGK, encoded by the coding sequence GTGACCCGGGTAGCTAGATTAATTAAAGAAGATGAAAAACATATATATAACGATTTTGTGGCAAATTGCTCTAAAGGGCATATACTTCAATCCTATGAATGGGGACAAGTAAAATCCCTCACAGGATGGAAACCCTTTAGACTTGTTGTTGAAGAAGATGGGAAAATAGTGGCTGCAATAAGCCTTCTAAAAAGAGATGTGCCTGGTATCAAAAAGAGTATTTTCTATGCCACTAGAGGTCCTGTTCAAGACCTTAAAGACCATTCACTTTTTATGTTCCTTATGGATGAGGTTAAAAAACTTGCCCTTAAGGAAAATGTTATTTTTTTGAAAATGGATCCTGATGTTCCCACCAGTAATGATAATCTTAGAGACCTATTAAAAAAGACAGGCTTTGTTTCTGCTGAAAAGAGTGGAAACTTTGAGGGGCTGCAGCCCAAATTTGTCTTTCGATTAAATATAGAGCCATCTGAAGACGAATTAATGGCAAATTTTCATCAAAAGACACGCTATAATATACGCTTAGCGCGGAAGAAAGAAGTTGTTATCAAAGATGAGTGTACCAAAGAAGATTTGCCTGTATTTTATAAGATACTAGTAGCCACTGCCAAAAGGGATCAGTTCCTTATCCGTTCCTATGAGTACTTTGATATCATGTGGGAACAATTGGTAAAAAATAACTTAGCAAAGCTTTTTATGGCATATTATAAAGGGGAACCTATTGCAGGTACCCTTGCCTTTATAATGGGAGAAAAGGCGTGGTACATATATGGCGCGTCAGCCAATGAACATAGAAATAAGATGCCCAATTATCTATTACAATGGACAATGATTAAGTGGGCAAAAAGCAATGGTTGCACCTTGTATGACTTTAGGGGAGTTCCCGGAAACCTAACTGAAGATAGTCCGATTTATGGACTTTATCGTTTTAAAAAAGGTTTTGATGCAGAGTACACAGAATTTATAGGTGAATTTGACCTAGTATACTCACCTTTTTATTATAAGGCTTGGTTGCTTGGAGAACCGTTATACAGTAAAGGTATTAAACAGTTTAGTAAAATAAAGAAAAAATTGAGGGGAAAGTAA